The Streptomyces sp. M92 nucleotide sequence CGGTCTGCGCGGAGACCCCCGCCACCCGGGCCACGTCCGTCATACCGGGCGCCCGTCCGGCGGCCCCCGCACCCTTCGCCGTCTCCATGGGGTCCTCTCTCGTGTGAGCGCTCCGGATGATACCGGGCGGGTCCGGACCGCGGGCGACGAGGAATTGGCATCGATAACATTCTGTGCCATAGTTCCGGCCACGGGGGCGGGAGGCGCGCGGCCCACCCGCGCACCCACCAGCCCGCGCGGCCACGAGGAGGGACCGTGCCCGCCCTGCTGACCCGCCCGGACGGCCGTCTGCTGCGCGCCGGACGGCCGCACCGAGTCCTGGCCGGTTCGCTGCACTACTTCCGGGTGCACCCGCGCCAGTGGGCCGACCGCCTGGCGCGTCTCGCGGCGATGGGCCTGAACACGGTGGACACCTACGTCGCCTGGAACTTCCACGAGCGCCGGCCGGGGGAGCCCCGCTTCGACGGCTGGCGGGACGTCGAGCGCTTCGCGGCCCTCGCCTCGGACACCGGGCTCGACGTGATCCTGCGCCCCGGACCCTACATCTGCGCCGAGTGGGACAACGGCGGCCTGCCCGCCTGGCTCACCGACCGGCCCGGCATGCGCCTGCGTTCCTCGTACACCCCCTACCTCGACGAGGTCGCCCGCTGGTTCGACGTCCTCGTGCCCCGGATCGCCGGCCTCCAGGCCGCCCACGGCGGACCCGTCGTCGCCGTCCAGGTCGAGAACGAGTACGGCAGCTACGGCGACGACCACACCTACCTCCGGTGGGTGCACGACGCCCTGACCGCGCGGGGCATCACCGAACTGTGCTACACCGCCGACGGCCCGACCGGGCTGATGCAGGACGGCGGCTCCCTCCCCGGCGTGCTGGCGGCGGCCACCTTCGGCTCGCGCGCCGCCGAGGCCGCCCGGCTGCTGCGCTCGCGCCGCGACGGGGAGCCGTTCGTGTGCGCGGAGTTCTGGAACGGCTGGTTCGACCACTGGGGCGAGAAGCACCACACCCGGTCGTCCGAGAGCGCGGTGGCCACTCTGTCCGAGATCCTCGCCGAGGGCGGCTCCGTCAGCCTCTACCCCGCGCACGGCGGCACCAACTTCGGCCTGTGGGCGGGCGCCAACCACGCGGACGGCACCCTCCAGCCCACGGTCACCAGCTACGACTCCGACGCGCCGATCGCCGAGCACGGTGTCCTGACCGACAAGTTCCACCGGATGCGCCAGCTGCTGCTGACCGTGACCGACCGCCCGCCGCGGCCGCTGCCCGAACCGCCCGCGCTCCTGCCCGCCCGCACCCTGCCCGTCACCCCGGGACCGCCCCTGCTCCGGGCGCTCGAAGCCGTCGGCGAGGCCGTGCACGCCTCCGACCCGCTCACCTTCGGGGAACTGGGCCTGTCCCGCGGGCTCGTCCTCTACCGGGCGCACCCCGTCCTGCCGTGCGGCCGGGTCGAGCTGGGCGTGTCCGGGCTGCACGACCGGGCGCAGGTCTTCGTCGACGGAGCACCCGCCGGAATCCTCGACCGCGAGACGGGCACCCTCACACTCGACGGGGCGGGCCGGGCCGTCCGCCTCGAACTCCTGGTCGAGAACCAGGGCCGCATCAACTACGGCCCGCTCCTCGGACAGGGCAAGGGCATCCTCGGCGGGGTCCGGATCGACCGCCGCCGGGTGCACCGCTGGACCATGCGCCCGCTGCCCCTCGACGAGTGGACCGCCGACGACCTCGACCGGGCCACCGCCGCCTCGGAGCTCTCCGCGACCGCGCCGACGTCGGACCCGGGCGTGCCGGGCCGCCGGGCGGGATTCGCCACGGCCACCTTCACCGCCGACGGAGCGGCCGACACCTTCCTCGCCCTCCCCGGCTTCCACAAGGGCTTCGTCTGGATCAACGGATTCCTGCTCGGCCGCTACTGGAACACGGGACCGCAGGTCACGCTCTACCTGCCCGCCCCCCTCACCACCGCCGGCGACAACACCCTCACCGTCCTCGAACTGGAACGGGCGGGCGACCGCCTGGAACTGCGCGAGCGCCCCGAACTCGGTCCGCCGCAGGAGTACGTCGAGACCTTCGACTGAACCCCCGGACCCGGCCGGGCCCGCTCGGTGTGCCCGCGTCGCCGGCAGGTGGGAGACTTGCCGTGTCCGGGGCACAGGGAGGTGCCCTCCGGCGAGGGACGGGCGGAACGGATGATGCGGGGAGAGCAAACCGTCGGAGCCGCCCGGTCCGTGCGCGATCCCGGAGCGGCCGATGTTCCGCAAGCGTCCGGCATCTGACGGCGAAGAGCTCCTGGACCGTCTCGCCACGCTGACCACACGGGCGAGGGAGCTCGCCGAGCTGCGGCGCTC carries:
- a CDS encoding glycoside hydrolase family 35 protein yields the protein MPALLTRPDGRLLRAGRPHRVLAGSLHYFRVHPRQWADRLARLAAMGLNTVDTYVAWNFHERRPGEPRFDGWRDVERFAALASDTGLDVILRPGPYICAEWDNGGLPAWLTDRPGMRLRSSYTPYLDEVARWFDVLVPRIAGLQAAHGGPVVAVQVENEYGSYGDDHTYLRWVHDALTARGITELCYTADGPTGLMQDGGSLPGVLAAATFGSRAAEAARLLRSRRDGEPFVCAEFWNGWFDHWGEKHHTRSSESAVATLSEILAEGGSVSLYPAHGGTNFGLWAGANHADGTLQPTVTSYDSDAPIAEHGVLTDKFHRMRQLLLTVTDRPPRPLPEPPALLPARTLPVTPGPPLLRALEAVGEAVHASDPLTFGELGLSRGLVLYRAHPVLPCGRVELGVSGLHDRAQVFVDGAPAGILDRETGTLTLDGAGRAVRLELLVENQGRINYGPLLGQGKGILGGVRIDRRRVHRWTMRPLPLDEWTADDLDRATAASELSATAPTSDPGVPGRRAGFATATFTADGAADTFLALPGFHKGFVWINGFLLGRYWNTGPQVTLYLPAPLTTAGDNTLTVLELERAGDRLELRERPELGPPQEYVETFD